The DNA segment CCAACCAGCTCCAACTCTCTATAAACCCGTTGCATTGTATTGGCATTGACACCAGCTTCAACTGCGTAATCACGGACAGAAGGTAGTTTATCACCAGGTTTGACGATCCCTTTTATGATGTCACCCGAAATACGCTCCATTAACTGCTGATAAATTGGTTTGTCTGGGAGAAAGTCAATGCTCATACATCACACTCTCACTTTCTTGTCGAGCCAAGTAGTAGCGCTAACAAATAAAAGTACTGTGATAAATGTAATAAAAAGAAGTATACCGATTAAAAATGGTTCTGCAGAAAAATCAAGTTTCACATTAAGAGTATCGTGCAATAACGATTGTGGAATAAAATCATTTACTGGTAAAGTTCCAATTGCAAAAGTTTTTGTGAAAAAGGCACTAGAGAGTATTTTGTTCCACCAGTAATTGATTAAAACAAACAAAACGAGTGTAACCGGTATTGCATAATACTGTATCCTCATTCGTAAAGTTTGATAAATTACCCAAAAGAAAAACCCGACAACACATAAATAAATAGCCGTGATAAAAGTTATACCATTAATCAAAAACAAGAATTTTCCCATGTCTATAAGTGCTGAAGATTGATTTGATATGGATATAAAAAATTGTCCAAATGTAACGACACCAATAAATACTAGCGAAACAGATGTAACGAAAATAGTGAAAATAATTTTCGTGCCCACTAACTTCTGCATGGTTGCCGATGTGTGAAACCAAATATCTTGTCTGATCATGTCTTTTTCTAAAGAGATTATTAGCAAAATAAGTGCAACTAGACTATGAAAAAATAGTAATATTCCTCCAACCATGAAGCGAATGGTTCCTAAATCTTCTTCTATTCCAAATAAACGTTTAAAGCCTGAAGGAACAATAAATAAAAGTAATGCATCCAACACAAGAAGTGAATAGAGCAAGTTCTTCATATTAATCCATTCTTTCATCAATAAACCACGCCATTGTTTCAAGCATTCCCCTCCTCCGTATTAGTGTTCTATCTAGATGGTACACTAAACATTATTTTATGTAAAGGGGATTTAATTGGAAAAGATTTTAGATTAAACTAAATTAAAAGTAAAAGGTTGGTGAGTTTATGATTTTGTCGAAATTTCCCGGGAAATATAGTTTACATATGGAGTATCCAATAGGAGTTGTTCGTTATTCTAAAGACATTGACGAAGTATTCAAATCGGCAAGTGTAATAAAGCTCCCCATCTTTCTGTATGGCTTCCATCATGCAAAAGATATAGATGAACTCGTGGAGGTTTTACCTGAAGACATTGTCGATGGGTCAGGGGTTTTGCAAACACTTGTCACACAATCAAGATGGTTTTCAGTTCGTGATTTACAGGCATTAATGGTAGTTGTATCTGATAATACAGCGACTAATTTACTCATTGAACGCTATGGAATTAAACGTTTAAACCGTTATTTCCAGCATATTGGCATGACAAAATCGGTATTGGGACGGGGAATGAGAGATCAACTTGCGATTTCAGAAGGTCGAGATAATTTTGTATGCGGCCGCGACATGGTGGCTTGCTTACGAAAAATAGCGAGTTCCTACGCTTTTCATGACATGTTAAACATCCTTGAAAAACAGCAATTTAAGGACAAAGTTCCAGCTGGTGCTAAAAATGAACAAATTGTTTTCTTTAATAAATCTGGGGAGTTAAAAGGTATTGAACACGATGTTGGATTCTTTGTTTATAAAGGCCAAATTGGGTTATATTGCGGGTTAACTGAAGGAAGTAATCATTTAGGGAAGGCGTTATTACAAGAATTCGGGCATAAATTTAATGAATTATAAGAAAAACCGGGCAAAGTGCGCCCGGTCCTTTAAGAAGGGTAACCATAGAAACCCGTTTATTTCCGCTACGGTGGACGCTTTCGCGGGCTTGGCTTCAGTCTCCTCGGGCCAATAGGATGTTGGTCACGAAGACGTTGCCACACGACGTGGCGTTCTTAGTCTTCGTTCCATGTGCTCCTGCGGTATCATACTAGAACCCACTCCTTAAAATGCCGGGAATACTGGATTATTGAACTAAAATTATATGCTTTCTTATCTATTAAAAGAGCGAACCGCTAGAGGTCCGCTCCTTTTTATCTTTTAGGTAAAAGTTGATCGTTTATTTCGCTGTTCTCATCAGGTTGACCAAACCATGAATTCATTTTGTTATGAGCGCGCTGTTTAGTTGGTTCATCGATATGCGAAAGTACTTGATATAGTGCATATGCAATAATACTAGCATCATCCACCAAACCGATAACTGGAATAAAATCTGGCATTACGTCAATCGGTAAAATCAAATATCCAAGTGCCCCTAAAATGGTAAGTTTCGCGGATTTTGGAACTGCTGGATTTTGAGCGGTGAAATATAACAACAAACTCGTATAAACCGTTTTCTCCCCAGCTTTTTTGCTATATTTCAACAGTTTACTCCAAAACTTATCGTCAAAATAGTGAATGCGGGAACTTTCTATCT comes from the Paenisporosarcina antarctica genome and includes:
- a CDS encoding GntR family transcriptional regulator: MSIDFLPDKPIYQQLMERISGDIIKGIVKPGDKLPSVRDYAVEAGVNANTMQRVYRELELVGITETKRGQGTFVTKDEIKLKELRKDMKETLIASFIHHAEGLGFSKQEMIESLQIRKGGE
- a CDS encoding serine hydrolase, producing the protein MEYPIGVVRYSKDIDEVFKSASVIKLPIFLYGFHHAKDIDELVEVLPEDIVDGSGVLQTLVTQSRWFSVRDLQALMVVVSDNTATNLLIERYGIKRLNRYFQHIGMTKSVLGRGMRDQLAISEGRDNFVCGRDMVACLRKIASSYAFHDMLNILEKQQFKDKVPAGAKNEQIVFFNKSGELKGIEHDVGFFVYKGQIGLYCGLTEGSNHLGKALLQEFGHKFNEL
- a CDS encoding YkvA family protein; its protein translation is MNKHEDNKDEWLHKLDPQAQIESSRIHYFDDKFWSKLLKYSKKAGEKTVYTSLLLYFTAQNPAVPKSAKLTILGALGYLILPIDVMPDFIPVIGLVDDASIIAYALYQVLSHIDEPTKQRAHNKMNSWFGQPDENSEINDQLLPKR